The following coding sequences are from one Lolium rigidum isolate FL_2022 chromosome 6, APGP_CSIRO_Lrig_0.1, whole genome shotgun sequence window:
- the LOC124661247 gene encoding hydroxyproline O-arabinosyltransferase NOD3-like yields the protein MNAPARKGAPGGGRGAVPALLLVAAGVLAFLISYSVLATVLRGGGVGAGGGGGIVAGGRDPVVRMPGWMRKAGGARGRRRPFHVALTATDAAYSRWQCRVMYYWYKRMQARPEGADMGGFTRVLHSGKPDGLMDEIPTFVVDPLPAGKDRGYVVLNRPWAFVQWLEKAKIEEEYILMAEPDHIFVKPLPNLAYDNDPAAFPFFYITPSEHEKIIRKYYPKERGPITNVDPIGNSPVIIKKTLLEKIAPTWMNVSLQMKEDQETDKAFGWVLEMYAYAVATALHGVQHILRKDFMIQPPFDKKLGNTFIIHFTYGCDYSLKGVLTYGTIGEWRFDKRSYQDRPPPRNLTLPPPGVPESVVTLVKMVNEATANLPRWDEGL from the exons ATGAACGCGCCGGCCAGGAAGGGCGCGCCGGGAGGGGGCCGCGGGGCCGTGCCGGCGCTGCTGCTGGTGGCGGCGGGGGTGCTCGCGTTCCTGATCTCCTACAGCGTCCTTGCCACGgtgctccgcggcggcggcgtcggcgccggcggaggaggaggaatagtCGCGGGAGGGCGGGACCCGGTGGTGCGGATGCCCGGGTGGATGCGGAAGgccggcggcgcgaggggccggaGGCGGCCCTTCCACGTCGCGCTCACGGCCACCGACGCCGCCTACAGCAGGTGGCAGTGCCGGGTCATGTACTACTGGTACAAGCGGATGCAGGCGCGCCCCGAGGGCGCCGACATGGGCGGCTTCACCCGCGTGCTGCACTCCGGGAAGCCTGACGGACTCATGGACGAGATCCCCACCTTCGTCGTCGACCCACTCCCCGCCGGCAAGGACCGT GGATATGTCGTCCTAAACAGGCCATGGGCATTCGTACAATGGCTGGAGAAGGCAAAGATTGAAGAAGA GTACATACTGATGGCAGAACCAGATCATATATTTGTGAAACCCTTACCAAATTTGGCTTATGACAATGACCCAGCGGCATTCCCTTTCTTCTATATTACACCTTCTGAACACGAGAAAATTATCAGAAAATACTACCCGAAAGAAAGAGGTCCCATCACAAATGTCGACCCTATTGGGAATTCCCCTGTAATCATTAAGAAG ACACTGCTTGAGAAGATTGCTCCCACATGGATGAATGTATCACTACAAATGAAAGAGGATCAAGAGACCGATAAGGCTTTTGGATGGGTTTTGGAAAT GTATGCATATGCTGTTGCCACTGCACTGCATGGGGTTCAACACATCCTTCGTAAAGATTTCATGATCCAG CCACCATTTGATAAGAAGCTAGGCAATACATTTATTATCCACTTCACCTATGGATGTGACTATTCACTCAAG GGTGTACTGACTTATGGAACAATTGGTGAGTGGAGATTTGACAAAAGATCGTACCAAGATAGGCCACCGCCAAGAAATCTTACATTACCCCCTCCAGGAGTGCCAGAAAGTGTG GTTACACTGGTAAAAATGGTCAACGAAGCTACTGCAAATCTTCCCAGGTGGGATGAAGGATTATAG
- the LOC124665351 gene encoding uncharacterized protein LOC124665351, whose amino-acid sequence MTQKQTMFKGQTKKKSAPPSRHGKAPHIRKGKRVVKPTKFTKDMDADKDLTKFINHANEIKAANKASKDGGDLSIVKGDADTSNSKQ is encoded by the exons atgacgcagaagCAGACCATGTTCAAGGGGCAGACCAAGAAGAAGTCCGCCCCTCCCAGCCGCCACGGCAAGGCGCCTCACATCCGCAAAG GGAAGAGGGTCGTGAAGCCGACCAAGTTCACCAAGGACATGGACGCCGACAAG GACCTCACAAAGTTCATAAACCACGCCAATGAAATAAAAGCTGCAAATAAGGCTAGCAAAGATGGCGGCGACCTCAGCATAGTGAAGGGTGATGCGGATACTTCCAATTCAAAGCAGTAG